One window of Methylococcus sp. EFPC2 genomic DNA carries:
- a CDS encoding ABC transporter ATP-binding protein: MSTLHIDIDRKAFAGPHGEHLAIQDLRLDMAAGEFVCLVGPSGCGKTTLLNLVAGLDPHYEGSIRVEPEGRPPHTSFVFQNPRLLPWRTVRQNIDLALPPGADAQWVDHLLQVMGLEHAQSQYPERLSLGMSRRVALVRAFAVKPDLLLMDEPFVSLDPPTARRVRALLLAVWAERPHTVLFVTHDLREAIALADRLVFLSTHPMSSIAEIPIATPRTDRETDGWIEEFRQRLLQEHPVIRHLL; the protein is encoded by the coding sequence ATGAGCACGCTGCACATAGACATCGACCGTAAAGCCTTTGCCGGGCCCCATGGCGAACATCTCGCCATTCAGGATCTGCGTCTGGACATGGCGGCAGGGGAGTTCGTTTGTCTGGTTGGTCCCTCCGGCTGCGGCAAGACCACTTTATTGAATCTGGTGGCCGGGCTGGATCCTCACTACGAAGGCAGCATCCGGGTGGAACCGGAAGGCCGGCCGCCGCATACGAGTTTTGTGTTCCAAAACCCCCGCCTGCTGCCCTGGCGGACGGTCAGACAAAACATCGACCTGGCGCTGCCGCCGGGTGCGGACGCCCAGTGGGTCGATCACCTGTTGCAGGTCATGGGACTGGAACACGCGCAGTCCCAATACCCCGAACGCCTCTCCCTCGGTATGAGCCGGCGGGTCGCCCTGGTGCGGGCCTTTGCCGTCAAACCCGATCTGCTGTTGATGGACGAACCCTTCGTCTCCCTGGACCCCCCGACTGCTCGGCGCGTCCGCGCCCTACTGCTGGCGGTATGGGCCGAACGCCCGCACACCGTGCTGTTCGTCACCCACGACCTGCGCGAAGCCATCGCCCTGGCCGACCGGCTGGTCTTCCTCAGCACGCATCCGATGAGCAGCATCGCCGAAATCCCCATCGCCACGCCCAGAACGGACCGTGAAACCGACGGCTGGATCGAAGAGTTTCGCCAGCGACTCCTGCAGGAACATCCCGTCATCCGCCATTTGCTATAG
- a CDS encoding ABC transporter permease, which translates to MPPLSLQTLASPLVFLALWHTLATALDSPALPAPPAVLEALGEELRSGRLPYHLGITLLRLTASFLLAMSLGTGIGILLGRHAKLDRFFDSWLVVFLNTPALVTIILCYVWFGLEESAAIAAVVINKIPNVVVTVREGARALDRDLLEMARVYRFGRIKTLRHVIWPQLFPFLIGAARTGLALIWKIILVVELLGRSNGMGYQLHLYFQMFNVAGILAYTVAFVAVIQCIEWLALKPLDRRARSWRR; encoded by the coding sequence ATGCCCCCTCTTTCCCTGCAAACGCTCGCATCGCCCCTCGTGTTCCTGGCGCTGTGGCATACGCTGGCAACGGCCCTCGATTCCCCCGCCCTGCCCGCGCCGCCAGCCGTATTGGAAGCTTTGGGCGAAGAACTGCGATCCGGCCGGCTGCCTTACCATCTGGGCATCACCCTCCTGCGCCTGACGGCGAGTTTTTTGCTGGCGATGAGCCTGGGCACGGGCATCGGCATCCTGCTCGGCCGGCACGCGAAACTCGACCGCTTTTTCGATAGCTGGCTGGTGGTCTTCCTCAACACGCCGGCTTTGGTGACCATCATACTGTGTTACGTCTGGTTCGGCCTGGAAGAAAGTGCGGCCATCGCAGCCGTGGTCATCAACAAGATTCCCAACGTCGTCGTCACCGTGCGCGAAGGTGCCCGCGCCCTGGACCGCGACCTGCTGGAAATGGCCCGAGTCTACCGGTTCGGCCGCATCAAAACCCTACGCCACGTAATCTGGCCGCAACTGTTCCCCTTCCTGATCGGCGCGGCGCGCACCGGCCTGGCCTTGATCTGGAAGATCATCCTGGTGGTCGAACTGCTGGGCCGCAGCAACGGCATGGGCTACCAGCTCCATCTCTATTTCCAGATGTTCAACGTGGCCGGCATCCTGGCCTATACCGTCGCTTTCGTCGCCGTCATCCAGTGCATCGAATGGCTAGCGCTCAAACCCCTGGACCGCCGCGCCAGGAGCTGGAGACGATGA